One Halobaculum sp. CBA1158 DNA segment encodes these proteins:
- a CDS encoding GNAT family N-acetyltransferase — MSGDRIYPDEPAGPFEPPPTTFEDREGRAIEIRPYPPDADGESGEAAFESLVEMYLAFDPADRAQGIPPGRESDVRSWLETILGDGGYNVIAWEGDTAAGHATLVPDGDAYELAIFVLQAYQGAGIGTHLMEALLGHGADNGVKNVWLTVERWNRAAVGLYKKVGFETSDAESFELEMTARLATPE, encoded by the coding sequence ATGAGCGGCGACCGCATCTACCCGGACGAGCCCGCCGGCCCGTTCGAGCCGCCGCCGACGACCTTCGAGGACCGCGAGGGTCGCGCCATCGAGATCCGACCGTACCCCCCGGACGCCGACGGTGAGTCCGGCGAGGCGGCCTTCGAGTCGCTCGTCGAGATGTACCTCGCGTTCGACCCCGCCGACCGCGCGCAGGGGATCCCCCCGGGTCGGGAGTCGGACGTGCGGTCGTGGCTGGAGACGATCCTCGGAGACGGCGGCTACAACGTCATCGCCTGGGAGGGAGACACCGCCGCCGGCCACGCCACGCTGGTCCCCGACGGCGACGCCTACGAACTGGCGATCTTCGTGCTCCAGGCGTACCAGGGCGCGGGCATCGGCACGCACCTGATGGAGGCGCTGTTGGGCCACGGTGCCGACAACGGCGTCAAGAACGTGTGGCTCACCGTCGAGCGGTGGAACCGGGCGGCCGTCGGCCTCTACAAGAAGGTCGGCTTCGAGACCAGCGACGCCGAGTCGTTCGAGTTGGAGATGACCGCCCGGCTCGCGACCCCGGAGTAG
- a CDS encoding universal stress protein: MKVLLGVGGSEDSFRALEETVERARAAGDDLTVAVVENPQSDHTPDAVEDRVRSVLSEVDLAADVRRVEGDAGSRIVAIAEEEGFDQIAIGGGETSPMGKINLGSIAQFVLLNSHVSVKLVR, translated from the coding sequence ATGAAGGTACTGCTGGGCGTCGGCGGGAGCGAGGACTCCTTCCGGGCGCTCGAGGAGACCGTCGAACGGGCGCGGGCCGCCGGCGACGACCTCACGGTCGCGGTCGTCGAGAACCCGCAGTCCGACCACACGCCCGACGCCGTCGAGGACCGCGTGCGATCGGTGCTCTCGGAGGTCGACCTCGCGGCCGACGTGCGCCGCGTCGAGGGCGACGCCGGCAGCCGGATCGTCGCCATCGCCGAGGAGGAGGGGTTCGACCAGATCGCCATCGGCGGGGGCGAGACGAGCCCGATGGGCAAGATCAACCTCGGCAGCATCGCCCAGTTCGTCCTGCTGAACTCCCACGTCTCTGTGAAACTGGTCAGATGA
- a CDS encoding DUF5806 family protein yields MTDDSGERQSPAAEAAGTGATDGGEVAGETDERETAAGADAREERDVDGAAGNDGGASEAADDRTGDGDDDGGDADRTGDADDADRAGEGSVPGPDVGADVPEDVAKYDRFQKMERAEYDRVNEFLRDRTYVTAREWAIARLCADFRTETGVEMTKIGENLPELVPFMTDTYTPQAVNQARASFEEKVRKAGATFLYGAMSGFFTAEDLDDVMYESTEVAKFLLEVEGADLAVEEELAAEDKISSVMRDVREASAEVRGEEVKCPECGHVHEP; encoded by the coding sequence ATGACCGACGACTCCGGGGAGAGACAGAGTCCGGCCGCCGAGGCCGCCGGGACGGGCGCGACCGACGGCGGCGAGGTCGCCGGCGAGACGGACGAGCGCGAGACGGCCGCCGGAGCCGACGCCCGTGAGGAGCGCGATGTCGACGGAGCCGCCGGAAACGACGGAGGGGCCAGCGAGGCCGCCGATGACCGCACCGGCGACGGCGACGACGACGGCGGCGACGCCGACCGAACCGGCGACGCCGACGACGCGGACCGCGCCGGCGAGGGATCGGTTCCGGGACCGGACGTCGGGGCCGACGTGCCGGAGGACGTGGCGAAGTACGACCGCTTCCAGAAGATGGAGCGCGCCGAGTACGACCGCGTCAACGAGTTCCTCCGCGACCGCACGTACGTCACCGCCCGCGAGTGGGCGATCGCGCGGCTGTGTGCGGACTTCCGGACGGAGACGGGCGTCGAGATGACGAAGATCGGCGAGAACCTCCCGGAACTCGTGCCGTTCATGACCGACACCTACACGCCGCAGGCGGTGAACCAGGCGCGCGCCTCCTTCGAGGAGAAGGTGCGAAAGGCGGGCGCGACGTTCCTCTACGGCGCGATGTCGGGCTTTTTCACCGCCGAGGACCTCGACGACGTGATGTACGAGTCGACGGAGGTCGCGAAGTTCCTGCTGGAGGTCGAGGGCGCGGACCTCGCCGTCGAGGAGGAGCTGGCCGCCGAGGACAAGATCTCCTCGGTGATGCGCGACGTTCGGGAGGCAAGCGCGGAGGTGCGCGGCGAGGAGGTGAAGTGTCCCGAGTGCGGGCACGTCCACGAGCCCTGA